A single Micromonospora luteifusca DNA region contains:
- a CDS encoding HD domain-containing protein, which yields MVDLLERWRAAALGAGARPDAASTGAGEQLLARWREPHRHYHTLAHLTAVLDVVDQHAELADRVDVVRLAAWWHDAVYDPRAAGDANERDSAALAEDVLTGLGVPAPTVAEVHRLVLLTAGHEVAPGDADGALLCDADLAVLATSPAAYERYAAAIRREYDHVPEPAFRAGRAAVLRGLLALPALFRLPPLASRWEGPARDNVRRELAALTESATGAADPG from the coding sequence GTGGTTGATCTGCTGGAACGATGGCGGGCGGCGGCCCTCGGCGCTGGTGCACGGCCGGACGCGGCGTCGACCGGGGCCGGGGAGCAACTGCTCGCCCGCTGGCGGGAGCCGCACCGGCACTACCACACGCTGGCCCACCTGACGGCGGTCCTGGACGTGGTGGACCAGCACGCCGAGCTGGCCGACCGGGTCGACGTGGTCCGGCTGGCAGCCTGGTGGCACGACGCGGTCTACGACCCGCGAGCGGCCGGCGACGCCAACGAACGGGACAGCGCCGCGCTGGCCGAAGACGTGCTCACCGGGCTCGGAGTGCCGGCGCCCACGGTGGCCGAGGTGCACCGGCTGGTGCTGCTCACCGCCGGGCACGAGGTGGCGCCGGGTGACGCCGACGGCGCGCTGCTCTGCGACGCGGACCTCGCCGTGCTGGCCACGTCGCCGGCCGCGTACGAACGCTACGCGGCGGCGATCCGACGGGAGTACGACCATGTGCCGGAGCCGGCCTTCCGTGCCGGGCGAGCCGCGGTGCTGAGGGGCCTGCTGGCGCTGCCGGCGCTGTTTCGGCTGCCGCCGCTGGCCAGCCGGTGGGAGGGGCCCGCCCGGGACAACGTGCGTCGCGAACTGGCCGCGCTCACCGAGTCGGCGACGGGTGCGGCCGACCCGGGCTGA
- a CDS encoding FUSC family protein — MDIDGARIAEATEQLRHRGRATLHDRFHRIRMAGGLAVQAGLAAGVAYLISHKVLGNPQPVFAPISAVGTLAASVGQRFRRTVELIAGVGIGVAIGDFLIYLLGTGAWQLGLVVTVAILLTIFAGASVAIVIQAAATAVLIVTLSPSTQNLEIPRFVDAFLGGGVALLVTAVLLPLNPLRVINRAARPALDLLATQLDVTADGLRSRDRASVQRALDRLRNNKDELNTLAEAIEGAKETSTLSPARWHRRGELIHYAEAADPIDRAMRNTGTLIRRSVTLIEDEEPVPDPMPDAIGHLAESVRLLKHEFAAGEEPEKARERSLRAVSEAGRAYGAGVGFSGSVVIAQVRTTASDLLVASGIEQEEANRWIRTAFGEQERPIGEPAEPDEGPKPPTAPPVG; from the coding sequence GTGGACATCGACGGCGCGCGGATCGCCGAAGCCACCGAACAGCTACGCCATCGCGGCCGCGCCACCCTGCACGACCGGTTCCACCGGATACGGATGGCGGGCGGGCTGGCCGTGCAGGCGGGGCTGGCCGCCGGGGTGGCGTACCTGATCTCGCACAAGGTGCTCGGCAACCCGCAACCGGTCTTCGCGCCGATCTCCGCGGTCGGCACCCTGGCCGCGTCGGTCGGCCAGCGGTTCCGCCGGACCGTGGAGTTGATCGCCGGGGTGGGGATCGGCGTCGCCATCGGTGACTTCCTGATCTACCTGCTCGGCACCGGGGCGTGGCAGCTCGGCCTGGTGGTCACGGTCGCGATCCTGCTCACGATCTTCGCCGGTGCGAGTGTGGCGATCGTCATCCAGGCGGCAGCCACGGCGGTGCTGATCGTCACGCTGAGCCCTTCCACCCAGAATCTGGAGATCCCACGCTTCGTCGACGCCTTTCTCGGTGGTGGGGTCGCGCTGCTGGTCACGGCGGTGCTGCTGCCGCTGAACCCGCTCCGGGTGATCAACCGGGCCGCCCGACCGGCGCTGGACCTGCTCGCCACCCAGCTCGACGTCACCGCCGACGGGCTGCGCAGCCGCGACCGGGCGAGCGTCCAGCGGGCACTGGATCGGCTGCGCAACAACAAGGACGAGCTGAACACGCTGGCCGAGGCGATCGAGGGCGCGAAGGAGACCTCCACCCTCTCCCCGGCCCGCTGGCACCGCCGCGGCGAGCTGATCCACTACGCGGAGGCGGCCGACCCGATCGACCGGGCGATGCGCAACACCGGCACGCTGATCCGCCGGTCCGTCACGCTGATCGAGGACGAGGAGCCGGTTCCCGATCCGATGCCGGACGCGATCGGCCACCTCGCCGAGTCGGTCCGGCTGCTCAAGCACGAGTTCGCCGCCGGTGAGGAGCCGGAGAAGGCCCGGGAGCGGTCGCTCCGGGCGGTCAGCGAGGCCGGCCGGGCGTACGGCGCCGGGGTCGGCTTCTCCGGCAGCGTGGTCATCGCCCAGGTCCGGACCACCGCGAGCGACCTGCTGGTGGCCTCCGGGATCGAGCAGGAGGAGGCGAACCGGTGGATCCGCACCGCCTTCGGCGAGCAGGAGCGGCCGATCGGTGAACCGGCCGAGCCCGACGAGGGGCCGAAACCACCCACCGCCCCACCGGTGGGCTGA
- a CDS encoding aminotransferase class V-fold PLP-dependent enzyme — translation MPTRFDATPTPASSRPLDVLGVPGEINLDYAASAPCAQAAADAVAELLPWYASVHRGAGALSRRCTLAYEQARQTIGDFFGVRADDHVIFTRNTTDALNLLARALPAGTTVVTFASEHHANLLPWPRGSVRLPVPTDPAGAVRDLAAALSELRRGSSPALPVLVAVTGASNVTGELWPVAELAQVAHRHGARIVLDAAQLAPHAPVDLLTLDVDYLAVSGHKLYAPFGAGVLIGRADWLDEAPPYLAGGGATSRVGPATHDVTWTTGPARHEGGTPNLLGAVALAAVCAALGDADRAALAAREQALLARLRTGIAALPHVVELRTFGPDAPRVGIVSFVVAGWDSADVAARLAGEHRIGVRDGLFCAHPLARRLLTEAAGRTGRRDLPPTALRASIGLGSTAAQVDRLLAALAELG, via the coding sequence CTGCCCACCCGCTTCGACGCCACGCCCACGCCGGCCTCGTCGCGGCCGCTCGACGTCCTCGGCGTGCCAGGCGAGATCAACCTGGACTACGCGGCCAGCGCACCGTGCGCGCAGGCCGCCGCCGACGCGGTGGCCGAGCTGCTGCCCTGGTACGCCAGCGTGCATCGTGGCGCGGGAGCACTGTCCCGGCGCTGCACCCTCGCGTACGAGCAGGCCCGGCAGACGATCGGCGACTTCTTCGGCGTCCGCGCCGACGATCACGTGATCTTCACCCGCAACACCACCGACGCGCTCAACCTGCTGGCGCGGGCGCTGCCGGCCGGCACGACCGTGGTCACCTTCGCCTCCGAGCACCACGCCAACCTGCTGCCCTGGCCGCGCGGCTCGGTGCGGCTCCCGGTGCCCACCGACCCCGCCGGGGCGGTACGCGACCTCGCCGCCGCCCTCAGCGAGCTACGTCGGGGCAGCAGCCCGGCGCTGCCGGTGCTGGTCGCGGTCACCGGTGCGAGCAACGTGACAGGTGAGCTGTGGCCGGTCGCCGAGCTGGCCCAGGTGGCCCACCGGCACGGTGCCCGGATCGTGCTCGACGCCGCGCAACTCGCCCCGCACGCCCCGGTCGACCTGCTCACCCTCGACGTCGACTACCTGGCCGTGTCGGGCCACAAGCTGTACGCGCCGTTCGGCGCGGGCGTGCTGATCGGGCGGGCGGACTGGTTGGACGAGGCCCCGCCGTACCTGGCGGGCGGCGGCGCCACCAGCCGCGTCGGTCCGGCCACCCATGACGTGACCTGGACGACCGGTCCGGCACGGCACGAAGGCGGTACCCCGAACCTGCTCGGCGCGGTGGCGCTGGCGGCAGTGTGCGCGGCGCTCGGCGACGCCGACCGGGCCGCGCTGGCCGCCCGCGAGCAGGCGCTGCTGGCCCGACTGCGGACCGGCATCGCCGCCCTGCCGCACGTGGTGGAGCTGCGTACCTTCGGCCCGGACGCGCCGCGGGTCGGCATCGTCTCGTTCGTGGTCGCCGGCTGGGACTCCGCCGACGTGGCCGCGCGGCTGGCCGGCGAGCACCGGATCGGCGTACGCGACGGGTTGTTCTGCGCCCACCCGCTGGCCCGACGGCTGCTCACCGAGGCGGCGGGGCGTACCGGCCGGCGGGACCTGCCGCCGACCGCACTGCGCGCCAGCATCGGCCTCGGCAGCACGGCAGCACAGGTGGACCGGCTGCTCGCCGCGCTCGCCGAGCTGGGCTGA
- a CDS encoding DUF4031 domain-containing protein encodes MLYLDRPAWPWRGRLWSHLISDVSYAELHAFAEALGAPRRGFDRDHYDIPADRFAAAVWLGAQEVPSRELVRLLRAAGLRRPKHLVSPGRPHPSPTR; translated from the coding sequence ATGCTCTACCTGGACCGGCCTGCCTGGCCGTGGCGCGGTCGACTCTGGTCGCACCTGATCAGCGACGTCTCGTACGCCGAGTTGCACGCCTTCGCCGAGGCACTCGGCGCGCCCCGGCGCGGCTTCGACCGGGACCACTACGACATCCCGGCCGACCGGTTCGCGGCGGCGGTGTGGCTCGGTGCCCAGGAGGTGCCGAGCCGGGAGCTGGTCCGGTTGCTCCGCGCCGCCGGCCTGCGCCGCCCGAAGCACCTGGTCAGCCCGGGTCGGCCGCACCCGTCGCCGACTCGGTGA
- a CDS encoding glycerol-3-phosphate dehydrogenase/oxidase codes for MSRSVAGQLSPVRRASDLRRLRAERFDVLVIGGGVTGAGAALDAASRGLKVALVEARDLAAGTSSRSSKLIHGGLRYLEQLEFHLVHEALTERGLLATRLAPHLVRPVPFLVPLPAGRGLRDLPARIFRRSYYGAGVATYDAFAGVFGGGRGMPLHRHLTREGARRIFPSLRADAVSGAIRYYDGQVDDARLVVTLARTAASLGATVVSSARAVGLIRQAREVTGVRVRDLEAPAGSPDAEFEVQARTVIAATGVWSDDMSRMLNDVGLRPGVRVRASKGVHLVVPRSAITGETGLILRTAKSVLFVIPWGGHWIIGTTDTDWRLDRSHPAASASDIDYLLREVNTVLDRPLTTADIEGVYAGLRPLLAGEADSTSKLSREHAVFEPMLGLLLVAGGKYTTYRVMASDVVDRAARRLGGARSSRTADLPLLGADGYPAMWRDRADLARRHGVPVGVVEHLLERYGTLTLDLLTLIDADPLLASPLAGAPEYLAAEVAYAARAEGALHLEDVLTRRTRISFETSHRGVESAEHTAELMGAVLGWDAATRAREVEHYRARVEAERQSQLMPDDAAADAARLGAPDVRGYAADRGGDDDQAELRPSAR; via the coding sequence CTGGACGCGGCGTCCCGAGGCCTGAAGGTGGCCCTGGTCGAGGCGCGCGACCTTGCCGCGGGCACCTCCAGCCGGTCCAGCAAACTCATCCACGGTGGCCTGCGTTACCTGGAGCAGTTGGAGTTCCACCTGGTCCATGAGGCGCTCACCGAGCGCGGTCTGCTGGCCACCCGGCTTGCGCCGCACCTGGTGCGCCCGGTGCCGTTCCTGGTGCCGCTGCCGGCCGGGCGGGGCCTACGGGACCTGCCGGCCCGGATCTTCCGCCGCTCGTACTACGGCGCGGGCGTGGCCACCTACGACGCCTTCGCCGGAGTCTTCGGCGGTGGCCGGGGCATGCCGCTGCACCGGCACCTGACCCGGGAAGGCGCCCGGAGGATCTTTCCGAGCCTGCGGGCCGACGCGGTGTCCGGCGCGATCCGCTACTACGACGGGCAGGTCGACGACGCCCGGTTGGTCGTCACTCTGGCCCGCACCGCGGCCAGCCTCGGTGCCACGGTGGTGAGCAGCGCTCGCGCCGTCGGGCTGATCCGGCAGGCACGCGAGGTGACCGGCGTGCGCGTTCGGGACCTGGAGGCGCCGGCCGGCTCACCGGACGCGGAGTTCGAGGTGCAGGCTCGTACCGTCATCGCCGCCACCGGTGTGTGGAGCGACGACATGTCCCGGATGCTCAACGACGTGGGCCTGCGGCCCGGCGTCCGGGTACGCGCCTCCAAGGGGGTGCACCTGGTGGTGCCCCGCTCGGCGATCACCGGCGAGACCGGGCTCATCCTGCGTACGGCGAAGTCGGTGCTCTTCGTCATCCCGTGGGGCGGGCACTGGATCATCGGCACGACGGACACCGACTGGCGGCTGGACAGGTCCCACCCGGCCGCCTCGGCCAGCGACATCGACTACCTCCTGCGGGAGGTCAACACCGTGCTGGACCGGCCGTTGACCACCGCGGACATCGAGGGGGTGTACGCCGGGCTGCGACCACTGCTGGCCGGCGAGGCCGACTCGACCTCGAAACTCTCCCGTGAGCACGCGGTCTTCGAGCCGATGCTCGGGCTGCTGCTGGTGGCCGGCGGCAAGTACACGACGTACCGGGTGATGGCTTCCGACGTCGTCGACCGGGCGGCCCGCCGGCTCGGCGGCGCCCGCTCGTCGCGCACCGCCGACCTGCCGCTGCTCGGCGCCGACGGGTATCCGGCGATGTGGCGGGACCGGGCCGACCTGGCCCGCCGGCACGGCGTGCCGGTGGGCGTGGTGGAGCACCTGCTGGAGCGGTACGGCACCCTCACCCTGGACCTGCTGACGCTGATCGACGCCGATCCGCTGCTCGCGTCCCCGCTGGCCGGTGCTCCGGAGTATCTGGCCGCGGAGGTCGCCTACGCGGCGCGGGCCGAGGGCGCGCTGCACCTGGAGGACGTGCTGACCCGGCGGACCCGGATCTCGTTCGAGACCAGCCACCGGGGGGTGGAGTCGGCGGAGCACACCGCCGAGCTGATGGGCGCCGTGCTCGGCTGGGACGCCGCCACCCGGGCACGCGAGGTCGAGCACTATCGCGCCCGGGTGGAAGCGGAGCGGCAGTCCCAGTTGATGCCGGATGACGCTGCGGCGGACGCGGCCCGGCTCGGCGCCCCGGACGTGCGGGGTTACGCGGCCGACCGGGGTGGCGACGACGACCAGGCGGAGCTGCGTCCGTCCGCTCGATGA
- a CDS encoding FAD-binding oxidoreductase: MAPTSLLDDLRAALGADAVLTDPDLLRMHQRDEADLCAAGTPLVVTRPRSTEQVVAVVRAAARHGVPVVPQGARTGLAGAANAVDGAVVLSTVAMDEIREIDPVSRIAVVQPGVVNAALAGAVAARGLWYPPDPGSWESSTIGGNVATNAGGMCCVKYGVTTEYVLGLEVVLASGEVLRTGRRTAKGVAGYDLTRLFVGSEGTLGVITEVTVALRPAPADSLTLVAVFGSTAAAGAAVAEIAARGLTPSLLELLDQTHLRAIEAYQPMGLRTDAQALLLAAADTGSRAAEDLAALAEVCEAAGADEVYAATDAVEAAALLQARRLAHPAMEKFAADAYPGGNGGLVIDDVAVPRGSLAALLDGVARIAEECAVPIGVVGHAGDGNMHPNIVVDRADPASVQRGRRAFDEIMRLGLDLGGTCTGEHGVGLLKRDWLAREIGPVGVRVHQAIKSALDPTGLLNPGKVL, translated from the coding sequence ATGGCCCCCACCAGTCTCCTCGACGACCTGCGCGCCGCGCTCGGTGCCGACGCCGTGCTCACCGACCCGGATCTGCTGCGGATGCACCAGCGGGACGAGGCCGACCTGTGCGCCGCCGGCACCCCGCTCGTGGTGACCCGACCACGCAGCACCGAACAGGTGGTCGCGGTGGTCCGGGCGGCGGCGCGCCACGGCGTACCCGTGGTGCCGCAGGGCGCGCGGACCGGGCTGGCCGGCGCGGCGAACGCGGTGGACGGCGCGGTGGTGCTCAGCACCGTCGCGATGGACGAGATTCGGGAGATCGACCCGGTGAGCCGGATCGCTGTGGTTCAACCGGGGGTGGTCAACGCGGCGCTGGCCGGGGCGGTGGCCGCGCGGGGGCTCTGGTACCCGCCGGACCCCGGCTCCTGGGAGTCGTCCACGATCGGCGGCAACGTGGCCACCAACGCTGGCGGAATGTGCTGTGTGAAGTACGGCGTGACCACCGAGTACGTGCTCGGCCTGGAGGTGGTGCTCGCCTCCGGTGAGGTGCTGCGCACCGGTCGGCGTACGGCCAAGGGGGTGGCTGGTTACGACCTGACCCGGCTCTTCGTCGGCTCGGAGGGCACCCTCGGGGTGATCACTGAGGTGACGGTGGCTCTGCGGCCGGCGCCGGCCGACTCGCTGACCCTGGTGGCGGTCTTCGGATCCACCGCTGCGGCCGGCGCGGCGGTGGCCGAGATCGCGGCCCGAGGGCTCACCCCCAGCCTGCTGGAGTTGCTCGACCAGACCCATCTGCGGGCGATCGAGGCGTACCAACCGATGGGGCTGCGGACCGATGCGCAGGCCCTGCTGCTGGCCGCCGCGGACACCGGCAGCCGGGCCGCCGAGGACCTGGCCGCCCTGGCCGAGGTGTGTGAGGCCGCCGGGGCGGACGAGGTCTACGCGGCCACCGACGCGGTGGAGGCCGCGGCGCTCCTGCAGGCCCGCCGGCTGGCCCACCCGGCGATGGAGAAGTTCGCCGCCGACGCCTACCCGGGCGGCAACGGCGGTCTGGTGATCGACGACGTGGCGGTGCCGCGCGGTTCGCTCGCCGCGCTGCTGGACGGGGTGGCCCGGATCGCGGAGGAGTGTGCGGTGCCGATCGGCGTGGTGGGGCACGCCGGCGATGGCAACATGCACCCGAACATCGTGGTCGACCGGGCCGACCCGGCGAGCGTGCAGCGAGGCCGACGGGCGTTCGACGAGATCATGCGGCTCGGCCTGGACCTTGGTGGCACGTGCACCGGAGAGCACGGGGTGGGGTTGCTCAAGCGGGACTGGTTGGCCCGGGAGATCGGGCCGGTCGGCGTCCGGGTGCACCAGGCGATCAAGTCGGCTCTGGATCCGACCGGCCTGCTCAATCCCGGCAAGGTGCTCTGA